One part of the Rutidosis leptorrhynchoides isolate AG116_Rl617_1_P2 chromosome 1, CSIRO_AGI_Rlap_v1, whole genome shotgun sequence genome encodes these proteins:
- the LOC139863562 gene encoding G-patch domain-containing protein 1-like: protein MAAPEAPLCYVGVAKKSAAFRLMKQMGWEEGEGLGKEKQGIKGHVRVKNKQDTVGIGLDKPNAWAFDTTQFDGILKKLKVQAAVVENNDDLEPDSPKEAIKMTVKATRPQGRYQRREKGKHVRGYSVQDLEGILVKKVEDSPEPEHEPFCYQDVGLELVDASESVTINVKANGGDRISPDWWGNKCGFVSGGFLGAQSRKRKSEDSQNHKRTAFHEEDQENLYKLVQDNATSGKQGLGIKDQPRKVAGVRFQGKRTSFNEDEGSGSEPEDCLPLEKRKSDEVSESQTNVESKLKLKKLCKKLLCQVPEKSLKLKQLKRLIDERSSILTDFSSKKDALAFLKKKLEGSETFTVEGKRVRLSSQ, encoded by the exons ATGGCAGCACCTGAAGCTCCTCTATGTTATGTCGGCGTTGCCAAGAAATCCGCCGCCTTTCGTCTCATGAAACAAATG GGTTGGGAAGAAGGTGAAGGTCTTGGAAAGGAGAAACAAGGGATCAAAGGTCATGTTAGGGTTAAGAATAAACAAGACACTGTTg GCATTGGTTTGGACAAGCCAAATGCTTGGGCATTCGATACAACACAGTTTGATGGCATCCTTAAAAAATTAAAAGTG CAAGCAGCGGTCGTTGAAAACAATGATGACCTGGAGCCAGATTCACCAAAAGAAGCTATTAAGATGACAGTCAAGGCTACGCGTCCGCAAGGAAG ATACCAAAGAAGAGAAAAAGGAAAGCATGTTCGTGGCTACTCTGTCCAGGATCTTGAAGGAATCCTT GTGAAAAAGGTTGAGGATAGTCCAGAACCAGAGCACGAGCCTTTCTGTTATCAGGATGTAGGTTTGGAGTTGGTAGATGCATCTGAAAGCGTCACTATTAATGTGAAAG CTAACGGTGGAGACCGTATCTCTCCAGATTGGTGGGGTAATAAATGCGGATTTGTATCTGGAGGTTTCCTCGGTGCTCAATCCCGAAAAAGAAAGTCCGAAGATTCTCAAAATCATAAGAGGACCGCTTTTCATGAGGAGGATCAAGAAAACCTTTACAAACTCGTACAA GATAACGCAACGTCTGGAAAACAGGGGCTCGGGATTAAGGACCAACCAAGAAAAGTAGCAGGTGTTCGGTTCCAAGGAAAAAGAACCTCATTCAATGAAGATGAGGGATCAGGATCCGAGCCCGAAGATTGTCTTCCTTTAGAAAAACGTAAATCGGATGAAGTATCTGAATCACAAACGAATGTTGAATCTAAACTGAAACTAAAGAAGTTATGCAAAAAGCTTCTTTGTCAG GTACCCGAAAAATCGTTAAAACTTAAACAACTCAAACGTCTTATTGACGAGCGTTCTTCCATTTTAACGGACTTTTCTTCCAAAAAGGACGCTCTTGCATTTTTGAAAAAGAAG CTTGAAGGCAGTGAAACATTTACTGTAGAAGGGAAACGAGTCCGTCTTTCGTCACAATGA
- the LOC139887643 gene encoding uncharacterized protein: MSWVKKKNQMLLFKVDFKNAYDYVNWDHLIFMLSSLGFGFKWCTWNIGCIDSAKTSVLVNGSPTCEFCIKRGLRQRDPFRPFLFIIVMEGLHLATMDINFIRGIKAYLDYFGSVLFGFSGGGGFLSNPDEYWVSIIKSIHGNVFEKVSSIGSSTCSNIVMTCSKSITGGLLSPNVFRMKIRNGRNIHFWHDLWCGNSSLSSRYNWLFHLDVNKGDMVADKRVNGDWFWTWSRETLGSRNEQLISSLCDDLRQLIFSV, translated from the exons ATGTCATGGGTTAAGAAAAAAAATCAAATGCTTCTTTTTAAAGTTGATTTTAAGAATGCTTATGATTATGTTAATTGGGACCACCTTATATTCATGTTATCATCGTTAGGGTTCGGTTTCAAATGGTGTACGTGGAACATAGGTTGTATTGATTCGGCTAAAACCTCTGTGCTCGTTAATGGAAGTCCGACCTGTGAATTTTGTATTAAACGTGGTTTAAGACAAAGAGATCCTTTTAGACCGTTTCTTTTCATTATCGTCATGGAGGGCCTCCATTTAGCCACTATGGATATTAATTTTATTCGGG GAATTAAAGCGTATCTTGATTATTTTGGAAGTGTTCTATTTGGTTTCAG TGGAGGTGGCGGTTTTTTATCGAATCCGGATGAGTATTGGGTGTCGATCATAAAGTCCATTCATGGAAACGTTTTTGAAAAGGTGTCGAGTATTGGTTCCTCTACTTGCAGCAATATTGTGATGACCTGCTCGAAAAGTATTACCGGTGGTCTCTTATCTCCAAATGTGTTTCGGATGAAAATTCGGAACGGGAGAAATATTCATTTTTGGCATGATTTATGGTGTGGTAATTCTTCTTTATCTTCTCGTTATAATTGGTTGTTTCATTTGGACGTTAATAAAGGTGACATGGTGGCGGACAAGCGGGTTAATGGAGATTGGTTTTGGACGTGGTCTAGAGAGACATTAGGAAGTAGAAACGAGCAATTGATTTCTTCTCTTTGTGACGATCTTCGGCAGTTGATATTTTCGGTTTAG